A genomic window from Streptomyces brevispora includes:
- a CDS encoding rhomboid family intramembrane serine protease — protein sequence MIDRRAAAGRLLRAATSGGPPVTYALIALCCVVFAISPLSGLNPVYGSADALLSAQAGYFERWGVIPSDLWNGSTHALLTPLTALFVHGSWLHLLGNILFLYVFGAMAEERMGHTEFALFYLGCGYLALLAYAAAHATSDETLVGASGAISAVLGAFLYLFPRARVTSVFPFLLFLPLRFPAWVVLIFWFVLQWLAAKAAGSGPGVAYLAHVVGFAIGFLYAWGRYRRGARVRSPATATEGESQP from the coding sequence ATGATCGATCGGCGGGCTGCGGCCGGCAGACTCCTGCGGGCGGCCACCTCGGGCGGGCCGCCGGTGACCTACGCCCTCATCGCCCTGTGCTGCGTGGTCTTCGCGATCAGCCCGCTCTCCGGGCTCAACCCGGTGTACGGCAGCGCGGACGCCCTGCTGTCGGCCCAGGCCGGGTACTTCGAGCGCTGGGGCGTGATCCCGAGCGATCTGTGGAACGGCTCCACGCACGCCCTGCTGACCCCGCTCACCGCGCTCTTCGTACACGGCAGCTGGCTGCATCTGCTCGGCAACATACTGTTCCTGTACGTGTTCGGGGCGATGGCCGAGGAGCGTATGGGCCACACCGAGTTCGCGCTCTTCTACCTCGGCTGCGGCTACCTCGCCCTGCTCGCCTACGCGGCCGCGCACGCCACGTCCGACGAGACGCTCGTCGGTGCGTCGGGGGCGATCTCGGCGGTCCTGGGGGCCTTCCTCTACCTCTTCCCCAGGGCCCGGGTCACCAGCGTGTTCCCGTTCCTGCTCTTCCTGCCGCTGCGCTTTCCCGCCTGGGTCGTGCTGATCTTCTGGTTCGTGCTGCAGTGGCTGGCCGCCAAGGCTGCCGGAAGCGGCCCCGGCGTGGCCTATCTCGCCCATGTGGTCGGCTTCGCCATCGGCTTCCTCTACGCCTGGGGGCGCTACCGGCGTGGGGCTAGAGTGAGATCTCCAGCCACGGCCACCGAGGGAGAAAGCCAGCCGTGA
- a CDS encoding Lrp/AsnC family transcriptional regulator codes for MITAIVLIKTSVDRIPEIAEAVAALDSVSEVFSVTGTYDLIAMVRVAKHDDLADVIPGRISKIPGVEGTDTHVAFRTYSQHDLEAAFAIGLDA; via the coding sequence GTGATCACCGCGATCGTGCTCATCAAAACCAGCGTGGACCGGATTCCCGAGATCGCCGAGGCCGTCGCGGCGCTGGACAGCGTCAGCGAGGTCTTCTCGGTCACCGGTACGTACGACCTGATCGCCATGGTCCGGGTGGCCAAGCACGACGATCTCGCCGACGTCATCCCCGGCCGGATCAGCAAGATCCCCGGCGTCGAGGGGACCGACACCCACGTGGCGTTCCGTACGTACTCGCAGCATGACCTGGAGGCGGCCTTCGCCATCGGTCTGGACGCCTAG
- a CDS encoding aminotransferase class V-fold PLP-dependent enzyme, whose protein sequence is MSVFTAAADQSVCTPLPVLGKDVTVPLVTGGEVTYAALDYAASTPALQRVWDDVAAYAPYYGSVHRGAGYLSQLSTDLFESSRVTVAEFLGCRAGDQVIFTRSTTDSLNLLAAALPADCQVFVFETEHHASLLPWRDARVTYLNAPRTPAQAVATLERALADRDPHGPALVCVTGASNVTGELWPVKELAAAAHAHGARIVLDAAQLAPHHPVDIAELDVDWVAFSGHKLYAPFGSGVLAGRSDWLRDAEPYLAGGGASRKVARRADGAVDVEWHTTAARHEAGSPNVIGVYSIASACRALTEAGFEGLVAREQQLVSAVRAGLAEVPEVRVLSLFGDDAPRVGVISFVVEGWNSSHFAAALSAEYGIGVRDGLFCAHPLVRTLLGSDPQEAGECGAPEAEPGERSLNAIRVSFGAGTPDEHIERFVRAVKELVSQGAQWKYRTEEGRCVPDRGTAQV, encoded by the coding sequence ATGTCCGTCTTCACCGCTGCCGCCGACCAGTCCGTTTGTACCCCTCTGCCGGTTCTGGGCAAGGATGTGACGGTTCCGCTCGTGACCGGCGGTGAGGTCACGTACGCCGCGCTGGACTACGCCGCCAGCACTCCGGCCCTGCAGCGGGTGTGGGACGACGTCGCCGCGTACGCGCCGTACTACGGCAGCGTCCACCGGGGCGCCGGCTACCTTTCGCAGCTCTCCACGGACCTCTTCGAGAGCAGCCGCGTCACCGTCGCGGAGTTCCTCGGCTGCCGCGCCGGCGATCAGGTGATCTTCACCCGGTCGACCACCGACTCACTCAACCTGCTGGCCGCCGCGCTCCCCGCCGACTGCCAGGTGTTCGTCTTCGAGACCGAGCACCACGCGTCGCTGCTGCCCTGGCGCGATGCCCGGGTGACCTACCTGAACGCCCCGCGCACCCCCGCCCAGGCCGTCGCCACGCTGGAGCGGGCACTCGCCGACCGCGATCCCCACGGCCCCGCGCTGGTCTGCGTCACCGGCGCCTCCAACGTCACCGGTGAGCTGTGGCCGGTCAAGGAACTCGCCGCCGCCGCGCACGCCCACGGTGCGCGGATCGTGCTGGACGCCGCGCAGCTGGCCCCGCACCACCCCGTCGACATCGCCGAGCTGGACGTCGACTGGGTCGCCTTCTCCGGACACAAGCTGTACGCGCCGTTCGGCTCGGGCGTCCTGGCCGGCCGCTCCGACTGGCTGCGCGACGCCGAGCCCTACCTGGCCGGTGGCGGCGCCTCCCGCAAGGTCGCCCGTCGCGCCGACGGCGCGGTGGACGTCGAGTGGCACACCACCGCCGCCCGCCACGAGGCCGGTTCCCCCAACGTCATCGGGGTCTACTCCATCGCCTCCGCCTGCAGGGCGCTCACCGAGGCCGGGTTCGAGGGCCTGGTCGCCCGGGAGCAGCAGCTGGTCTCCGCGGTCCGTGCCGGACTCGCCGAGGTCCCCGAGGTCAGGGTGCTCTCGCTGTTCGGCGACGACGCCCCGAGGGTCGGCGTCATCTCCTTCGTCGTGGAGGGCTGGAACAGCTCGCACTTCGCCGCGGCGCTCTCCGCCGAGTACGGCATCGGAGTGCGTGACGGACTGTTCTGCGCCCACCCGCTGGTGCGCACCCTGCTCGGCAGCGACCCGCAGGAGGCCGGCGAGTGCGGTGCGCCGGAGGCCGAGCCGGGCGAGCGGTCGCTCAACGCGATCCGGGTCAGTTTCGGTGCCGGTACGCCGGACGAGCACATCGAGCGCTTCGTCCGGGCGGTCAAGGAACTGGTGAGTCAGGGCGCCCAGTGGAAGTACCGCACCGAGGAAGGCCGTTGCGTCCCGGACCGGGGCACGGCTCAGGTCTGA